One part of the Gemmatimonadaceae bacterium genome encodes these proteins:
- a CDS encoding response regulator transcription factor: MTTPIRVLVADDHPVVRSGIASVLGTQPDFSVVGECADGEQAVQAAVSLAPDLVLMDLRMPVRGGVSAIEEIGRRAPAIRVVVLTTYATDGDVLRAIEAGAVGYLLKDVPHEELFRALRAVARGERYLAPGVADRLVSSWTARPRSALTKREAAILAHVARGASNKEVAAALGITETTVKAHLVHVFEKLGVDNRTAAARVALERGLVGG; this comes from the coding sequence ATGACGACGCCGATCCGCGTCCTCGTGGCCGACGACCACCCGGTGGTGCGCAGCGGCATCGCGAGCGTGCTCGGGACGCAGCCTGACTTTTCCGTGGTCGGGGAATGCGCGGATGGCGAGCAGGCGGTGCAGGCGGCTGTCTCGCTTGCCCCCGACCTGGTGCTGATGGATCTGCGCATGCCGGTGCGCGGCGGCGTTTCGGCGATCGAAGAGATCGGCCGGCGTGCGCCCGCGATCCGGGTGGTGGTGCTTACCACATACGCCACCGACGGCGACGTGCTGCGTGCCATCGAGGCTGGTGCGGTGGGCTACTTGCTGAAGGACGTGCCGCACGAGGAACTGTTCCGTGCGCTTCGGGCCGTGGCACGCGGCGAGCGGTATCTCGCGCCGGGCGTCGCCGACCGCCTGGTATCCAGCTGGACCGCCCGACCCCGGAGCGCCCTGACCAAGCGGGAGGCCGCGATCCTCGCGCACGTCGCGCGCGGCGCGTCGAACAAGGAGGTGGCCGCCGCGCTCGGCATCACCGAGACCACGGTGAAGGCGCACCTCGTCCATGTCTTCGAGAAGCTCGGCGTCGACAACCGAACGGCAGCAGCCAGGGTGGCCCTTGAGCGCGGGCTGGTGGGTGGCTGA